Proteins from a single region of Desulfolutivibrio sulfoxidireducens:
- the iorA gene encoding indolepyruvate ferredoxin oxidoreductase subunit alpha, with protein MGKELLDRKAGARHFLLGNEAIVRGALEAGVDVVTCYPGTPSSEVPDTFFRLSPDGPYRFEYSVNEKVALEVAAGASLAGALAFTTMKHVGVNVAADPLLTLAYVGSPGGLVLLSADDPGCHSSQNEQDNRWYARLAGLPCIEPATAMECKDFVREALALSREFGHPVLVRTTTRVNHVRGPVTFAALPEKTPPAPFVKNPPRYVPLPASARVMHLELLKKLEALAARAETSPLNTVSGQGSVGFVASGICRAYLRDVLFDEGLTGAVKVLDLGFSHPLPQNLIADFARGLDRLVVLEEVDPIVENEIRTLFQRRGIACEVVGKGEGLPRYGEYSTDIVRGAVRAALCLPPTARTLCAVPGDLPRRPPNMCAGCPHRATYHAARKVFGDEPVYSSDIGCYTLGIQPPLSAADFLFCMGSSISAGSGFAAASGRPVVAFIGDSTFFHSGITGLINAVANQHELLLVILDNRTTGMTGHQPNPGVDHTIFGEFTSKVDLAGLVRACGVEPVIVNPLHHKATTAALAELRDKPGVRVLIAQAPCPIHARKVKIARKTPPAAVAGDPAKCTQCRDELACPAFVMVEGVFAINAEACSGCMYCVQLSPEIKARRKEG; from the coding sequence ATGGGCAAGGAGTTGTTGGATCGAAAGGCCGGGGCGCGGCATTTTCTTTTGGGCAACGAGGCCATCGTCCGGGGGGCCCTGGAGGCCGGGGTCGACGTCGTGACCTGTTATCCGGGAACCCCCTCGTCGGAGGTCCCGGACACGTTTTTCAGGCTGTCCCCGGACGGGCCGTACCGCTTCGAATATTCGGTCAACGAGAAGGTGGCCCTGGAGGTGGCGGCCGGGGCCAGTCTGGCCGGGGCCCTGGCTTTTACGACCATGAAGCATGTCGGGGTCAACGTGGCCGCCGATCCCCTTCTGACCCTGGCCTATGTCGGGTCGCCCGGGGGCCTGGTCCTTCTGTCGGCCGACGACCCGGGCTGCCATTCCTCCCAGAACGAGCAGGACAACCGCTGGTACGCCAGGCTGGCCGGCCTGCCGTGCATCGAGCCGGCAACGGCCATGGAGTGCAAGGACTTCGTCCGCGAGGCCCTGGCCCTCTCCAGGGAATTCGGCCATCCGGTCCTTGTGCGCACCACCACCCGGGTCAACCACGTGCGCGGCCCGGTGACCTTCGCGGCCCTGCCCGAGAAGACGCCTCCGGCGCCCTTTGTCAAGAATCCCCCCCGCTACGTGCCCCTGCCGGCCTCGGCCCGGGTCATGCATTTGGAACTTTTGAAAAAGCTGGAGGCCCTGGCCGCCCGCGCCGAGACCTCGCCGCTTAACACGGTGTCCGGCCAAGGGAGCGTGGGATTTGTGGCCTCGGGCATCTGCCGGGCCTACCTGCGCGACGTGCTCTTCGACGAGGGGCTCACGGGCGCGGTCAAGGTGCTCGATCTGGGCTTTTCGCATCCCCTGCCGCAAAACCTGATTGCCGACTTCGCCCGGGGACTTGACCGCCTGGTGGTCCTGGAAGAGGTGGACCCCATTGTCGAAAACGAGATCCGGACGCTCTTCCAGCGCCGGGGAATAGCCTGCGAGGTGGTGGGCAAGGGGGAGGGGCTTCCCAGGTACGGCGAATATTCCACGGACATCGTACGCGGCGCGGTGCGCGCCGCCCTTTGCCTGCCGCCGACGGCCCGGACCCTGTGCGCCGTGCCCGGGGACCTGCCCAGGCGTCCGCCCAACATGTGCGCCGGGTGCCCGCACCGGGCCACCTATCACGCCGCGCGCAAGGTGTTCGGGGACGAGCCGGTCTATTCCTCGGACATCGGCTGCTATACGCTGGGCATCCAGCCGCCCCTGTCGGCCGCCGACTTCCTGTTCTGCATGGGCTCCTCGATAAGCGCCGGAAGCGGCTTCGCCGCCGCCTCGGGACGCCCGGTGGTGGCCTTTATCGGCGACTCCACGTTCTTTCACTCCGGCATAACCGGCCTGATCAACGCCGTGGCCAACCAGCACGAACTGCTCCTGGTGATCCTGGACAACCGGACCACAGGCATGACCGGGCACCAACCCAATCCCGGCGTGGACCACACCATCTTCGGGGAGTTCACCTCCAAGGTGGATCTGGCCGGACTGGTCCGGGCCTGCGGGGTGGAACCGGTCATCGTCAACCCCTTACACCACAAGGCCACCACGGCGGCCCTGGCCGAGCTTCGGGACAAACCCGGGGTCCGGGTGCTCATCGCCCAGGCCCCCTGCCCCATCCACGCCCGCAAGGTCAAGATCGCGCGCAAGACCCCGCCGGCCGCGGTGGCCGGCGACCCGGCCAAGTGTACCCAGTGCCGGGACGAGCTGGCCTGCCCGGCCTTCGTCATGGTGGAGGGGGTCTTCGCCATCAATGCCGAGGCCTGTTCGGGCTGCATGTACTGCGTGCAGCTTTCCCCGGAAATCAAAGCCCGCAGGAAGGAAGGATAA
- a CDS encoding tetratricopeptide repeat protein yields the protein MANPTKSPAASRPEAKPAHPAADHGLLAQLVMDYWKPAVAAAVLALAAAGSVALYQRYQASRIAEVTEKIGQIAASKDGAQRLTELKALLAEAPAGARDGVLFEMAKAAQDASDLPAAALAWEDLSTSSDAALRVVAELGRAAVLVSSGDTAKALEVLEKARQDAPKTFALAVDRQIAVTAEASGDFKRAIEGYERMVSEGAMQNKSFLESKIEALRAKVESTGQKSNG from the coding sequence ATGGCCAATCCGACGAAATCCCCCGCCGCTTCGCGGCCCGAGGCGAAACCCGCGCACCCGGCGGCCGATCACGGCCTTTTGGCCCAACTGGTCATGGATTATTGGAAACCCGCCGTGGCCGCCGCCGTGCTGGCCCTGGCGGCGGCCGGAAGCGTGGCCCTGTACCAGAGGTATCAGGCCTCGCGCATCGCCGAGGTCACCGAAAAAATCGGCCAGATCGCGGCATCCAAGGATGGCGCGCAGCGCCTGACGGAACTGAAGGCCCTTTTGGCCGAGGCGCCCGCCGGAGCCAGGGACGGCGTCCTTTTCGAGATGGCCAAGGCCGCCCAGGACGCAAGCGACCTGCCGGCGGCGGCCCTGGCCTGGGAGGACCTGTCCACGTCCTCCGACGCGGCCCTGCGGGTGGTGGCCGAACTGGGCCGGGCCGCCGTGCTGGTCTCGTCCGGCGACACGGCCAAGGCCCTGGAGGTGCTGGAAAAGGCCCGGCAGGACGCGCCCAAGACCTTCGCCCTGGCCGTGGACCGCCAGATCGCGGTCACGGCCGAGGCCTCCGGCGACTTCAAACGCGCCATCGAGGGCTACGAGCGCATGGTGTCCGAGGGCGCCATGCAAAACAAGTCGTTTCTCGAATCCAAGATCGAGGCCCTGCGGGCCAAGGTCGAATCCACCGGACAAAAAAGCAACGGGTAG
- a CDS encoding glutamate-5-semialdehyde dehydrogenase → MDVAAAMLDLAKRARKASRLMAGADPAAKKNALTILAGLLAEEPAEVYQANARDMDAAAAAGLDAPRLDRLRLTPAVMAAMAAACREVAGMPDPVGGIEALKKRENGLLVGRMRVPLGVVCMIYESRPNVTIDAAILCLMAGNAVILKGGSEALESNKALAGLMRTALARAGLPGDAACLVETADRAAVGALCRLDQYIDVMIPRGGEGLIRAVTEQAAMPVLKHYKGVCHAYLDADVSEDQALAVVLNAKAQRPGVCNALECLLVHADRAASFLPRVAETLGRAGVRFRACPRSLPLLGERAVPAADEDFGYEFHDLILAVKVVDSMDEALAHIAENGSNHTEVILTQNHDRAMAFLRLADASMVGVNCSTRFNDGGELGLGAEIGISTSKLHAYGPMGVTELTGAKFVVLGQGQVRG, encoded by the coding sequence ATGGATGTCGCCGCCGCCATGCTCGACCTGGCAAAACGGGCCAGGAAGGCCTCCCGGCTGATGGCCGGGGCCGATCCGGCCGCCAAGAAAAACGCCCTGACCATTCTCGCCGGACTTCTTGCCGAGGAGCCGGCCGAGGTCTACCAGGCCAACGCCCGGGATATGGACGCGGCGGCCGCCGCCGGGCTCGACGCCCCGCGCCTGGACCGGCTGCGCCTGACCCCGGCGGTCATGGCCGCCATGGCCGCGGCCTGCCGCGAGGTGGCCGGGATGCCCGACCCCGTGGGCGGGATCGAGGCCCTCAAAAAACGCGAAAACGGCCTTTTGGTGGGCCGCATGCGCGTGCCCCTGGGGGTGGTGTGCATGATCTACGAGTCGCGGCCCAACGTGACCATCGACGCGGCCATCCTGTGTCTGATGGCCGGAAACGCCGTGATTTTGAAGGGCGGTTCCGAGGCCCTGGAGTCCAACAAGGCCCTGGCCGGACTCATGCGCACGGCCCTGGCCCGGGCCGGACTGCCCGGCGACGCGGCCTGCCTGGTCGAGACCGCCGACCGGGCCGCCGTGGGCGCCCTGTGCCGGCTCGATCAATATATTGATGTGATGATCCCCCGGGGCGGGGAGGGGCTTATCCGGGCCGTGACCGAACAGGCCGCCATGCCCGTGCTCAAGCACTACAAGGGCGTGTGCCACGCCTACCTGGACGCGGACGTAAGCGAGGACCAGGCCCTGGCCGTGGTCCTCAACGCCAAGGCCCAGCGGCCCGGGGTGTGCAACGCCCTGGAATGCCTGCTGGTGCACGCCGACCGGGCGGCCAGCTTTTTGCCCCGGGTGGCCGAGACCCTGGGTCGGGCCGGGGTGCGCTTTCGGGCCTGTCCCCGGTCCCTGCCGCTTTTGGGGGAGCGGGCCGTCCCCGCCGCTGACGAGGATTTCGGATACGAGTTCCACGACCTGATCCTGGCCGTTAAGGTGGTGGACTCCATGGACGAGGCCCTGGCCCACATCGCCGAGAACGGGTCGAACCACACTGAGGTCATCCTGACCCAAAACCACGACCGGGCCATGGCCTTTCTGCGCCTGGCCGACGCCTCCATGGTCGGGGTCAACTGCTCCACGCGCTTCAACGACGGCGGGGAACTGGGGCTTGGGGCCGAGATCGGCATCAGCACCTCCAAACTGCACGCCTACGGTCCCATGGGCGTCACGGAACTGACCGGGGCCAAGTTCGTGGTCCTGGGCCAGGGGCAGGTTCGGGGGTAG
- the nadD gene encoding nicotinate (nicotinamide) nucleotide adenylyltransferase — protein METRERIGVFGGCFNPVHLAHLRAAVEAAERLHLTRLDFVPAARPPHKPDVPMLGFDLRVRLLRAAVADAPLFRVNVLEADRPGPSFTCDTLARYREANPDAEIFFLMGALDLLHLASWRRGFELGHFAHLAVLAREGLDFVRVEAFLAVEGAALAAAPRRVEADVAGPGQVRAAWTIAGGHHLYFLEIPRLDISSSLLRERWRRGGSLRYLVPEAVFSALESRRGEVDRLWGEGGGVWPQATS, from the coding sequence ATGGAAACGCGCGAGCGCATCGGCGTCTTCGGCGGCTGCTTCAACCCGGTGCACCTGGCCCACCTGCGGGCGGCCGTGGAGGCCGCCGAGAGGCTTCACCTCACGCGCCTGGATTTCGTGCCCGCGGCCCGGCCGCCGCACAAGCCGGACGTCCCCATGCTCGGCTTCGACCTCCGGGTGCGCCTTTTGCGCGCCGCCGTGGCCGACGCCCCACTTTTCCGGGTGAACGTCCTGGAGGCCGACCGCCCCGGTCCCTCCTTCACCTGCGACACCCTGGCCCGGTATCGCGAGGCGAATCCGGACGCGGAGATTTTTTTCCTCATGGGGGCACTGGATCTGTTGCACCTGGCCTCCTGGAGGCGGGGATTCGAACTGGGGCATTTCGCCCACCTGGCGGTCCTGGCCCGGGAGGGCCTGGATTTCGTCCGGGTGGAGGCCTTTCTGGCCGTCGAAGGGGCGGCCCTGGCCGCCGCGCCGCGCCGCGTGGAGGCGGACGTGGCCGGGCCCGGCCAGGTTCGGGCGGCCTGGACCATCGCCGGCGGGCATCACCTGTATTTTTTGGAGATCCCCCGCCTGGACATCAGTTCCTCGCTGTTGCGGGAGCGCTGGCGGCGGGGCGGGAGCCTGCGCTACCTGGTGCCGGAGGCGGTTTTTAGCGCACTCGAATCCCGGCGCGGCGAGGTGGACCGGCTCTGGGGAGAGGGGGGCGGCGTCTGGCCCCAAGCAACGTCATAA
- a CDS encoding alginate O-acetyltransferase AlgX-related protein, with translation MHGAVSRFRNAVVFASIAVFLALVLAPGVGEALFPNMAAHISESGQGTLPRLGASPGSWVGFFNALRGGYLEKHFGFRGELIGWYNYVNTYLLKSSHSGNPVVMGRDGWLFLSQDGPDRNLLEDFRSIAPLPEAKMRRVLDELVARRDWCAARGIVYLAAVAPNKNTVYPEKLPKAFSRPSQDSHLDQLLRYLSAHSRLDVVDLRAVLAEAKKENPIFYVTDSHWNAHGAFAAYREIMRHLERSLPGLRAHERTDYTAVEYSGLPGDLAFLLGLQKFLPEPRVVFLNAAGGAKARGATYPAAPDARYFQPPMASEIVGPAGENLPRAVFFHDSFFWELLPFFAEHFRFAVYAWVNPQTEMEPRFFDKELIEREKPDVVVDEFTERYFVPSGRPLQQAQRTKAVDAKTR, from the coding sequence GTGCATGGTGCGGTCTCGCGGTTTCGCAACGCGGTCGTTTTCGCCTCCATCGCGGTGTTTTTGGCGCTGGTCCTGGCCCCGGGGGTGGGGGAGGCCCTGTTTCCGAACATGGCCGCCCATATATCCGAATCCGGGCAGGGGACCCTGCCCCGGCTCGGGGCCTCGCCGGGGTCCTGGGTCGGTTTTTTCAATGCGCTTCGCGGCGGCTACCTGGAAAAGCACTTCGGTTTTCGCGGCGAGCTCATCGGGTGGTACAACTACGTCAATACCTACCTGCTCAAGTCCTCGCATTCCGGCAATCCCGTGGTCATGGGCCGGGATGGGTGGCTGTTTTTGTCCCAGGACGGTCCGGATCGCAACCTGCTGGAGGATTTCCGGTCCATCGCGCCCCTGCCCGAGGCCAAGATGCGCCGGGTGCTGGACGAACTGGTGGCGCGTCGGGACTGGTGCGCGGCCCGGGGCATCGTCTACCTGGCGGCGGTGGCCCCCAACAAGAACACCGTGTATCCGGAAAAGCTGCCCAAGGCCTTTTCCCGGCCGTCCCAGGACTCGCATCTGGATCAGCTTCTGCGCTATCTTTCGGCCCATTCCAGGCTCGACGTGGTGGATTTGCGGGCGGTCCTGGCGGAGGCCAAAAAAGAGAATCCGATTTTCTACGTCACCGACAGCCACTGGAACGCCCACGGCGCCTTCGCCGCCTACCGGGAGATCATGCGCCACCTGGAGCGCTCCCTGCCCGGCTTGCGCGCCCACGAGCGGACGGACTATACGGCCGTGGAATATTCCGGGCTGCCCGGGGATTTGGCCTTTCTTCTGGGACTGCAGAAGTTTCTGCCCGAACCCCGGGTGGTCTTTCTCAACGCCGCCGGCGGGGCCAAGGCCAGGGGGGCGACGTATCCGGCCGCGCCCGACGCGCGCTATTTCCAGCCCCCGATGGCCTCGGAGATCGTCGGCCCGGCCGGGGAGAACCTTCCCCGGGCGGTCTTTTTCCACGATTCCTTTTTCTGGGAGCTTTTGCCCTTTTTCGCCGAGCATTTCCGATTCGCGGTCTACGCCTGGGTGAATCCCCAGACCGAGATGGAACCGCGCTTTTTCGACAAGGAGCTCATCGAGCGGGAGAAACCGGACGTGGTGGTGGATGAGTTCACGGAGCGCTATTTCGTGCCCTCGGGTCGGCCGCTGCAACAGGCGCAACGGACCAAGGCGGTGGATGCGAAGACGCGGTAG
- a CDS encoding GNAT family N-acetyltransferase: MVEKLDRSHRDAILAMLTPAFAAHPMFPPSTPHSTVAAMLGLFLDTFLVPGRSTLFGIRQDGRLACVSLSLDPRHEPKGFALARFFFNVMRILGLRDMIGFIRAFSSRPKYAAPYLELFLLGTDPGFQKRGLGREMLRHLYRFAAEQGFAGLILGAAKASAAYGFYVREGFVTDSETSFRGMAICNMRREN, from the coding sequence ATGGTGGAAAAACTCGACCGGTCGCACCGTGACGCAATCCTGGCGATGCTGACTCCGGCCTTCGCCGCACATCCCATGTTTCCCCCGTCAACCCCGCATTCGACCGTGGCGGCCATGCTCGGGCTTTTTCTGGACACCTTCCTCGTGCCCGGCCGTTCCACCCTCTTCGGCATCCGTCAGGACGGCCGGCTGGCCTGCGTCTCCCTGTCCCTCGATCCCCGCCACGAGCCCAAGGGTTTCGCCCTGGCCCGGTTTTTTTTCAACGTCATGCGCATCCTGGGCCTTCGGGACATGATCGGCTTTATCCGGGCCTTTTCGTCCCGGCCGAAATACGCCGCGCCCTATCTGGAGCTGTTTCTGCTCGGCACGGACCCGGGATTCCAGAAGCGGGGCCTTGGGCGCGAGATGCTGCGCCATCTGTATCGCTTCGCCGCCGAACAGGGGTTTGCGGGGCTGATCCTGGGCGCGGCCAAGGCCTCGGCGGCCTACGGATTCTATGTCCGGGAGGGCTTTGTCACCGACAGCGAGACCTCCTTTCGGGGCATGGCCATCTGCAACATGCGCCGGGAGAACTGA
- a CDS encoding cysteine desulfurase family protein: MRPLYFDHNATTPVAPRVLAAMRPYFEAHFGNPGSAHIWGLRAKKAVDEAREQTAALIKARPEEIVFTGCATESNNTVLFGHFPDRAGHLAVSAVEHPSVLAPARALAASGVEVSHIPVTPNGLVDPAEAARRILPQTRLVSVMLAQNETGVIQPVAEIAEMAHAVGAAMHVDASQAVGKIVVDVGGLGADFLTVAGHKLYAPKGVGALFVRRGMDLPPYLLGGGQEGGRRSGTENVALIVGLGEACAMAMEDVAVEEARQRKIGAAIEAGLSGLGLAMRIHGQGAPRLPNTLFVGFSGFRAADILSECVIEEIGCGAGAACHGADTTVSHVLTAMGVPREFAEGTIRLSWGRSTTLDDAAELVARLKNIMRRIGP, encoded by the coding sequence ATGCGACCGCTGTATTTCGACCACAACGCCACCACGCCCGTGGCCCCCCGGGTCCTTGCGGCCATGCGGCCGTATTTCGAGGCGCATTTCGGCAATCCCGGCAGCGCCCACATCTGGGGACTGCGGGCCAAAAAGGCCGTGGACGAGGCCAGGGAACAAACGGCCGCGCTGATCAAAGCCAGGCCCGAGGAAATCGTGTTCACCGGCTGCGCCACGGAGAGCAACAATACCGTGCTCTTCGGGCATTTCCCGGACCGGGCGGGCCATCTGGCCGTCTCGGCCGTGGAGCATCCCTCGGTCCTGGCCCCGGCCAGGGCCCTGGCCGCCTCGGGCGTGGAGGTCAGCCACATCCCGGTCACCCCGAACGGCCTGGTCGATCCGGCCGAGGCCGCCCGGCGCATCCTGCCCCAGACCAGGCTCGTCAGCGTCATGCTGGCCCAGAACGAGACCGGGGTCATCCAGCCCGTGGCCGAGATCGCGGAGATGGCCCACGCCGTGGGCGCGGCCATGCACGTGGACGCGTCCCAGGCCGTGGGCAAGATTGTGGTGGACGTGGGCGGGCTTGGCGCGGACTTCCTGACCGTGGCCGGGCACAAGCTGTACGCCCCAAAGGGCGTGGGGGCGCTTTTCGTGCGCCGGGGCATGGACCTGCCGCCGTATCTTCTGGGCGGCGGCCAGGAGGGGGGCCGGCGTTCGGGCACGGAGAACGTGGCCCTGATCGTCGGGCTTGGCGAGGCCTGCGCCATGGCCATGGAGGACGTGGCCGTGGAAGAGGCCAGGCAGAGGAAGATCGGCGCGGCCATCGAGGCCGGGCTTTCCGGGCTTGGGCTTGCCATGCGCATCCACGGCCAGGGTGCGCCCCGGCTGCCGAACACCCTGTTCGTGGGTTTTTCTGGCTTCCGGGCGGCGGACATATTGTCCGAATGCGTGATCGAGGAGATCGGGTGCGGGGCCGGGGCGGCCTGCCACGGCGCGGACACCACCGTCTCCCACGTGCTTACGGCCATGGGCGTGCCCCGGGAATTCGCCGAGGGGACCATCCGGCTGTCCTGGGGCCGGTCCACGACCCTGGACGACGCGGCGGAGCTTGTGGCCCGGCTGAAGAACATCATGCGCCGCATCGGGCCCTAA
- a CDS encoding CNNM domain-containing protein, with protein sequence MLTLIVAVLVAVVVSAFCSMSEAMLYSVPWSFIERLRKDGKKAGEHLYYLRSNVEKPITAILTLNTVANTAGAAVAGAAAATVFEPDQLWIFTIGFTLLILALGEIIPKTVGVAYNRGLAQYLAVPIQFMIVALAPLIWVGGLMAKMARPKRKGPVSTEEDLRAVVSLTRKEGVIKPYEELSIKNILSLDDKTVRDIMTPRTVVFSLPAGMTTAKAQGGKTVWPHSRIPVHDDDDPENMVGIVYRRQVLEALANDQDDLTMAQLMKPVRFVLETMTLDRLLVKFLESRTHLFVVLDEYGGVSGVVSLEDVLEEILGKEIVDETDQVTDMRELARTRRNELLSKITMSSDPEEPSGQS encoded by the coding sequence ATGTTGACCCTGATTGTCGCCGTCCTCGTCGCCGTGGTGGTCTCCGCCTTCTGCTCCATGAGCGAGGCCATGCTCTATTCCGTGCCCTGGAGCTTCATCGAAAGGCTGCGCAAGGACGGCAAGAAGGCCGGCGAGCACCTGTATTACCTGCGTTCCAACGTGGAAAAGCCCATCACCGCCATCCTGACCCTCAATACCGTGGCCAACACCGCCGGGGCCGCCGTGGCCGGCGCGGCCGCCGCCACGGTCTTCGAGCCGGACCAGTTGTGGATTTTCACCATCGGGTTCACCCTGCTCATCCTGGCCCTGGGCGAGATCATCCCCAAGACCGTGGGCGTGGCCTACAATCGAGGACTGGCCCAGTATCTGGCCGTACCCATCCAATTTATGATCGTGGCCCTGGCCCCCCTTATCTGGGTCGGCGGGCTCATGGCCAAAATGGCGCGGCCCAAACGCAAGGGCCCGGTCTCCACCGAGGAGGACCTGCGGGCCGTGGTCAGCTTGACCCGCAAGGAAGGCGTGATTAAGCCTTATGAGGAATTGTCCATCAAGAACATCCTGTCGCTCGACGACAAGACCGTGCGCGACATCATGACCCCGCGCACCGTGGTCTTCTCCCTGCCCGCCGGCATGACCACGGCAAAGGCCCAGGGGGGAAAGACCGTGTGGCCCCACAGCCGCATTCCGGTCCACGACGACGACGACCCGGAAAACATGGTGGGCATCGTCTATCGCCGCCAGGTGCTCGAGGCCCTGGCCAACGATCAGGACGATCTGACCATGGCCCAGCTTATGAAGCCGGTGCGCTTCGTGCTGGAGACCATGACCCTGGACCGGCTTCTGGTGAAGTTTCTGGAGTCGCGCACCCATCTTTTCGTGGTGCTCGACGAATACGGCGGGGTCAGCGGGGTGGTCAGCCTGGAGGATGTCCTGGAAGAGATTTTGGGAAAGGAAATCGTTGACGAGACCGATCAGGTGACTGATATGAGAGAGCTTGCCCGGACGCGGCGCAACGAGTTGCTCTCGAAAATCACCATGTCGTCCGACCCCGAGGAACCTTCAGGCCAATCGTGA
- a CDS encoding cytochrome c maturation protein CcmE, protein MRKNGSKGIYVAALVLFLGGLGYLVVSGLSENSSYFLNVSEAMAMEPGRLSKVRLFGTVAAEGLTTPSGGLGVTFRLEDKDNTAKTLWVDYRGAVPDTFKPGAEVIVEGGFDAAKGVFGANTLMTKCPSKYEKQNREKTG, encoded by the coding sequence ATGCGAAAAAACGGATCCAAAGGCATCTACGTGGCCGCCCTGGTCCTTTTCCTGGGAGGCCTGGGCTATCTGGTGGTCTCGGGCCTAAGTGAAAACAGCTCCTATTTCCTGAACGTCTCCGAGGCCATGGCCATGGAACCGGGCCGGCTCTCCAAGGTCCGGCTTTTCGGCACCGTGGCCGCCGAGGGCCTGACCACCCCCTCGGGCGGACTTGGCGTCACGTTTCGGCTCGAGGACAAGGACAACACGGCCAAGACCCTGTGGGTGGATTACCGGGGCGCCGTGCCCGACACCTTCAAGCCCGGGGCCGAGGTCATCGTCGAGGGCGGCTTCGATGCGGCCAAGGGCGTCTTCGGGGCCAATACGCTGATGACCAAGTGTCCGTCCAAATACGAGAAGCAGAACCGGGAAAAGACGGGCTAG